One genomic window of Haloarchaeobius salinus includes the following:
- a CDS encoding GNAT family N-acetyltransferase → MTRQRVYPEEPAGPFPEPPQTFADREDREISVVTAADADVDAVTEMYCDFDPADRAQGIPPTGEDRIREWLDTIFGEGLNVVARDGDTVVGHATLVPDTANGEGDECAYELAIFVLQSHQRAGIGRKLLTTLLGYGKREGIERVWLTVERWNRAAVELYRDVGFETCGSESFELEMSLRLSG, encoded by the coding sequence ATGACCCGTCAGCGAGTCTACCCCGAGGAGCCGGCCGGTCCGTTCCCCGAGCCGCCACAGACGTTCGCGGACAGGGAGGACCGGGAGATATCGGTCGTGACCGCTGCCGACGCTGACGTCGACGCCGTCACCGAGATGTACTGCGACTTCGACCCCGCCGACCGCGCCCAGGGCATCCCCCCGACCGGCGAGGACCGCATCCGCGAGTGGCTCGACACCATCTTCGGCGAGGGGCTCAACGTCGTCGCCCGCGACGGCGACACCGTCGTCGGCCACGCGACGCTCGTCCCCGACACCGCCAACGGCGAGGGCGACGAGTGCGCCTACGAGCTCGCCATCTTCGTCCTCCAGTCCCACCAGCGCGCCGGCATCGGCCGCAAGCTGCTCACCACGCTGCTCGGCTACGGGAAACGCGAGGGCATCGAGCGCGTCTGGCTCACCGTCGAACGCTGGAACCGCGCCGCCGTCGAGCTCTACCGCGACGTCGGCTTCGAGACGTGTGGCTCGGAGAGCTTCGAGCTCGAGATGTCGCTGCGGCTGAGTGGGTGA
- a CDS encoding universal stress protein, with product MKVLLGIDGSDESMRTLRKTIDRTLEAGDDLTVVVVPKDEAKRSQDEMAAAARELVGDAGLDVEVRVVSGDPGSTLVDIAERESFDQLAIGGGTESPMGKIRLGPITEFVLLNANVTVRLVR from the coding sequence ATGAAGGTGCTGCTGGGAATCGACGGGAGCGACGAGTCGATGAGGACGTTGCGCAAGACCATCGACCGCACCCTGGAGGCCGGCGACGACCTGACCGTCGTGGTCGTCCCGAAGGACGAAGCCAAGCGCTCGCAGGACGAGATGGCGGCCGCCGCCCGCGAGCTCGTCGGCGACGCCGGCCTCGACGTCGAGGTCCGCGTCGTCTCCGGCGACCCCGGGAGCACGCTCGTCGACATCGCGGAGCGCGAGTCGTTCGACCAGCTCGCCATCGGCGGCGGCACGGAGAGCCCGATGGGGAAGATACGGCTCGGGCCCATCACCGAGTTCGTCCTGCTGAACGCGAACGTCACCGTGAGGCTCGTCCGATGA
- a CDS encoding beta-propeller domain-containing protein: MRRSLQVVVLLAAIATVAVGVGAFALMTDSPGDATDPPTTDPPTVDGEATVEQFGSDAAFEEYVRAAQRDSGGTFLAGGGGGRVTFQAGDDVEVETADAATNSQRAGGSDGGGSDARISDTNVQVGGVDEPDRLKTGQDTLYYADGRYWGGGYVRDDGYGRTRFIDASDPAAPEIVGGIPDSGQLLLVNDTLVVLSNERVTGYDISDRENPEQVWEVGLNSHIQTARMTEGRLVLVLQQGVSLDDPCPVEPFTDRPGTACGDVYHPGADADASVTYTVVSMDPHTGDEHDRVTFLGTRQHSATYVTNDSVYLTYTQRVPYAETYQAYLQSSAMLDETAHDRLDELATYDLTRSARMTELHALVQDWLARQPADERDQLRSDLQSGYEEYVDERKRDLLRSGIVRIDREGDSLSVAETGAVPGRPLNQWALDEHEGTLRIATTVDPHGATSVNDVYTLDGSLDVQGSARDMGETEQIYSVRFEGDTAYVVTFREIDPFYTLDLSDPENPEIQGELKLPGFSRYLHPLSEDRILGIGQEDGQVKATVFDVSDPQDPTVAESRILEARWSAIAQTHHAFLYDQRHEVFFLPTERGGYVFDTELNQQAFVRTDSPATRAAYVGDYLYVFSNDGLTVVDEETWEPVSELPFDRVDSGEPTEPVEEPAGPEPRPADPGEPVRPVEPVDAEWPAGTPGADATR; encoded by the coding sequence ATGCGACGCTCCCTCCAGGTAGTGGTGTTGCTGGCCGCCATCGCGACGGTGGCGGTCGGCGTGGGTGCCTTCGCGCTCATGACGGACAGTCCGGGCGACGCGACCGACCCACCGACGACCGACCCGCCGACGGTCGACGGCGAGGCGACGGTCGAACAGTTCGGGTCGGACGCGGCGTTCGAGGAGTACGTCAGGGCGGCACAGCGTGACAGCGGCGGGACGTTCCTCGCTGGCGGCGGTGGCGGTCGGGTCACGTTCCAGGCTGGTGACGACGTGGAAGTCGAGACCGCCGACGCCGCGACCAACAGCCAGCGGGCGGGCGGCAGCGACGGTGGCGGCAGCGACGCCCGCATCTCCGACACCAACGTGCAGGTCGGCGGGGTCGACGAGCCCGACCGGCTGAAGACCGGGCAGGACACGCTGTACTACGCCGACGGCCGCTACTGGGGCGGCGGCTACGTCCGCGACGACGGCTACGGCCGGACCCGCTTCATCGACGCGAGCGACCCCGCCGCGCCCGAGATCGTCGGCGGCATCCCCGACTCGGGTCAGCTCCTGCTCGTGAACGACACCCTCGTCGTCCTCTCGAACGAGCGCGTCACCGGCTACGATATCTCGGACCGCGAGAACCCCGAGCAGGTGTGGGAGGTCGGCCTGAACTCGCACATCCAGACCGCCCGGATGACCGAGGGTCGCCTCGTGCTCGTCCTCCAGCAGGGCGTCTCGCTGGACGACCCGTGCCCGGTCGAGCCGTTCACCGACCGCCCCGGCACCGCCTGCGGCGACGTGTACCACCCCGGCGCGGACGCCGACGCCTCCGTGACCTACACCGTCGTCTCGATGGACCCGCACACCGGCGACGAGCACGACCGCGTGACGTTCCTCGGGACGCGCCAGCACTCCGCGACGTACGTCACGAACGACTCGGTGTACCTGACCTACACGCAGCGGGTGCCCTACGCGGAGACGTACCAGGCGTACCTGCAGAGCAGCGCGATGCTCGACGAGACGGCCCACGACCGCCTCGACGAGCTGGCGACGTACGACCTCACCCGGAGCGCCCGGATGACCGAGCTCCACGCGCTCGTCCAGGACTGGCTCGCCCGCCAGCCCGCCGACGAGCGCGACCAGCTCCGGTCGGACCTCCAGTCCGGCTACGAGGAGTACGTCGACGAGCGCAAGCGCGACCTGCTGCGCTCCGGCATCGTCCGCATCGACCGCGAGGGCGACTCCCTCTCGGTCGCCGAGACGGGCGCGGTGCCCGGTCGGCCGCTGAACCAGTGGGCGCTCGACGAGCACGAGGGCACGCTGCGCATCGCGACGACGGTCGACCCGCACGGCGCGACCTCGGTGAACGACGTGTACACGCTCGACGGCTCGCTCGACGTGCAGGGCTCGGCCCGGGACATGGGCGAGACCGAGCAGATATACTCGGTGCGCTTCGAGGGCGACACCGCCTACGTCGTCACGTTCCGGGAGATAGACCCGTTCTACACGCTCGACCTCTCGGACCCGGAGAACCCCGAGATACAGGGCGAGCTGAAGCTCCCCGGCTTCTCGCGCTACCTCCACCCGCTCTCGGAGGACCGGATCCTCGGCATCGGGCAGGAGGACGGCCAGGTGAAGGCGACGGTGTTCGACGTGTCGGACCCGCAGGACCCGACCGTCGCGGAGTCCCGCATCCTCGAAGCCCGCTGGTCAGCCATCGCACAGACCCACCACGCGTTCCTCTACGACCAGCGCCACGAGGTGTTCTTCCTGCCGACCGAACGGGGCGGCTACGTCTTCGACACCGAGCTGAACCAGCAGGCGTTCGTGCGGACCGACTCGCCGGCGACCCGCGCGGCGTACGTCGGTGACTACCTCTACGTCTTCTCGAACGACGGCCTGACCGTCGTCGACGAGGAGACCTGGGAGCCCGTCTCCGAGCTGCCGTTCGACCGCGTCGACTCCGGGGAGCCGACGGAGCCCGTCGAGGAGCCCGCCGGCCCCGAGCCGCGCCCGGCCGACCCCGGCGAGCCCGTCCGGCCCGTCGAACCCGTGGACGCAGAGTGGCCCGCTGGTACACCCGGTGCCGACGCGACTCGCTGA
- a CDS encoding ZIP family metal transporter produces the protein MSLESQFVDLFGTNALVWGLVGGLVIAGMNLVGACLVFVWTDPSEPELDGLLGFAAGVMLSASYTSLILPGIELAGGSLFPVVVGFGLGVLLLDQADEWVPHVHVFVTGKTRDEGRGDDARVASVLLFIVAITLHNMPEGLAVGVGLGSAALDPGATVDGQSALGNAISLMLAIGIQNIPEGFAVSVAAVNAGLGKRFYAAFAGIRAGLVEIPLALFGALAVSIAAPILPYAMGFAAGGMLFVISDEIVPETHARGNERVATLGTMLGVVVMLSLDVALG, from the coding sequence ATGAGCCTCGAGTCCCAGTTCGTCGACCTGTTCGGGACGAACGCGCTGGTCTGGGGGCTGGTCGGGGGGCTCGTCATCGCGGGGATGAACCTCGTGGGGGCGTGTCTGGTGTTCGTCTGGACCGACCCCTCGGAGCCCGAGCTCGACGGGCTGCTCGGCTTCGCGGCGGGCGTGATGCTCTCGGCGAGCTACACGAGCCTCATCCTGCCCGGCATCGAGCTCGCGGGCGGGAGCCTGTTCCCGGTCGTCGTCGGCTTCGGGCTCGGCGTGCTCCTGCTCGACCAGGCCGACGAGTGGGTGCCACACGTCCACGTGTTCGTCACGGGGAAGACCCGGGACGAGGGCCGTGGCGACGACGCCCGGGTCGCGTCTGTCCTGCTGTTCATCGTGGCGATCACGCTGCACAACATGCCGGAGGGGCTGGCCGTCGGGGTCGGCCTCGGCTCGGCGGCGCTGGACCCGGGAGCGACCGTCGACGGCCAGTCCGCGCTGGGCAACGCCATCTCGCTGATGCTCGCCATCGGCATCCAGAACATCCCGGAGGGCTTCGCGGTGTCCGTCGCCGCGGTCAACGCCGGGCTCGGAAAGCGGTTCTACGCCGCGTTCGCGGGTATCCGGGCCGGACTGGTGGAGATCCCGCTCGCGCTGTTCGGCGCGCTGGCGGTCAGCATCGCCGCGCCCATCCTCCCGTACGCGATGGGCTTCGCGGCGGGCGGGATGCTGTTCGTCATCAGCGACGAGATCGTCCCGGAGACCCACGCCCGCGGGAACGAGCGCGTCGCCACGCTCGGGACGATGCTCGGCGTGGTCGTGATGCTCTCGCTCGACGTGGCGCTCGGGTGA
- a CDS encoding DUF309 domain-containing protein produces MREHLRAGIAVFNAGDFHDAHDAWEDRWLDLESDTDDERLLHGLIQFTGAVHHGYGRNWTGCVGLAESADEYLSGLPDDYRGIDVARVRRILAGISRDPEVLYRRGAPLLTHEGAHVLLEDLDFEAAAVAAGVYAEREGYDETVVDRGVAYARDALADGLENSRFVHLVRDFAADPANRGIVHQRLAGHVEQRRHRERDVEGLFD; encoded by the coding sequence ATGCGCGAGCACCTCCGGGCGGGCATCGCCGTCTTCAACGCGGGCGACTTCCACGACGCCCACGACGCGTGGGAGGACCGCTGGCTCGACCTCGAGTCGGACACCGACGACGAGCGGCTGCTCCACGGTCTCATCCAGTTCACGGGCGCAGTCCACCACGGCTACGGCCGCAACTGGACGGGCTGTGTGGGGCTGGCCGAGAGCGCGGACGAGTATCTCTCCGGGCTCCCCGACGACTACCGCGGTATCGACGTTGCCCGTGTGCGGCGCATCCTCGCCGGGATCTCGCGGGACCCGGAGGTGCTGTACCGCCGTGGCGCGCCGTTGCTCACCCACGAGGGTGCGCACGTCCTGCTCGAGGACCTCGACTTCGAGGCGGCGGCGGTCGCCGCGGGCGTCTACGCGGAGCGCGAGGGCTACGACGAGACGGTGGTCGACCGCGGGGTGGCCTACGCTCGCGATGCCCTCGCCGACGGACTGGAGAACAGCCGGTTCGTCCACCTCGTGCGGGACTTCGCCGCCGACCCCGCCAATCGCGGCATCGTCCACCAGCGCCTCGCCGGCCACGTCGAGCAGCGCCGCCACCGCGAGCGCGACGTGGAGGGCCTGTTCGACTGA
- a CDS encoding diacylglycerol/lipid kinase family protein: MQVGSRRAIVNPISGGGGHADYARRLLEARGFAVHETEGPEDGVELALAAGRDGVSELAVVGGDGTVNEVLRGLSAADHLDEVTLSVVPAGTANILARQIGVVDMEQGIEIADTGDVRTIDLGMADGQPFAVSCIAGFPAEASVAATSDLKARFGTLAFLVTGAQEALEFEPLSIDLELATDHGDERWSGEALCVLVGNARKFVEEGGQADLEDGLFDVAVVEQMPTSNLVAEAVQHRLLGSGSENVTHFQAARVTVRDTDGEPITFSRDGELSEHECLALDVSSGALDIRVGADYTPHPG; the protein is encoded by the coding sequence ATGCAGGTCGGGTCCCGGCGTGCCATCGTGAACCCCATCAGCGGCGGCGGCGGGCACGCGGACTACGCGCGACGGCTGCTCGAAGCCCGTGGCTTCGCGGTCCACGAGACGGAGGGACCCGAGGACGGCGTGGAGCTCGCGCTGGCGGCCGGCCGGGACGGCGTCTCCGAACTCGCGGTCGTCGGCGGCGACGGCACGGTGAACGAGGTGCTGCGTGGGCTGTCGGCGGCGGACCACCTCGACGAGGTGACGCTCTCGGTCGTCCCAGCCGGCACCGCCAACATCCTCGCCCGACAGATCGGCGTCGTCGACATGGAGCAGGGCATCGAGATCGCGGACACGGGCGACGTGCGCACCATCGACCTCGGGATGGCGGACGGCCAGCCGTTCGCCGTCTCCTGTATCGCGGGCTTCCCCGCGGAGGCGAGCGTCGCCGCGACGAGCGATCTGAAGGCTCGCTTCGGCACGCTCGCGTTCCTCGTCACCGGCGCGCAGGAGGCGCTGGAGTTCGAACCCCTCTCCATCGATCTGGAGCTGGCGACCGACCACGGCGACGAGCGCTGGTCCGGCGAGGCGCTCTGCGTGCTCGTCGGCAACGCCCGGAAGTTCGTCGAGGAGGGCGGGCAGGCCGACCTCGAGGACGGGCTGTTCGACGTGGCCGTCGTCGAGCAGATGCCGACGAGCAACCTCGTCGCGGAGGCGGTCCAGCACCGGCTGCTCGGGTCGGGCAGCGAGAACGTCACGCACTTCCAGGCCGCCCGGGTGACCGTCCGCGACACCGACGGCGAGCCCATCACGTTCAGCCGCGACGGCGAGCTGAGCGAGCACGAATGCCTCGCGCTCGATGTCTCGTCGGGGGCGCTCGACATCCGTGTGGGGGCCGACTACACGCCGCACCCGGGGTAG
- a CDS encoding NAD(P)-dependent alcohol dehydrogenase → MHAARLHEYTEDMSHGLSVDEVDRPTATHPTDVVVEVEGAGWCQTDNHIIEGMWTEYVDQDLPMTLGHENAGTVTEVGSAVTLVEPGDTVVCHPVQTCGTCRPCRQGEDMYCENQSFNGLTTDGGFAEYLLTNERAVVRLPDGVDPVDIAPHADAGITAYHAAKKATRRLNPGDTAVVIGIGGLGHIGVQCLDAMSAADVVAVDLKDAALELAEDGGADHTVNPTESDVPAVLDSFTDGVGAAQVLDFVGADETTGYAPDIVAAGGDHHVIGYGGHVHAPCQALVNGEFSYEGNIVGRYAELQELVALVERGDVELRTERHDLDEINDVAERLEHGEIEGRAVIVPP, encoded by the coding sequence ATGCACGCTGCACGGCTCCACGAGTACACCGAGGACATGAGTCACGGGCTCTCCGTCGACGAGGTGGACCGCCCCACGGCGACGCACCCCACGGACGTGGTCGTCGAGGTCGAGGGCGCGGGCTGGTGCCAGACGGACAACCACATCATCGAGGGGATGTGGACGGAGTACGTCGACCAGGACCTCCCGATGACGCTCGGCCACGAGAACGCCGGCACCGTCACCGAGGTCGGCTCGGCGGTGACGCTGGTCGAGCCCGGCGACACCGTCGTCTGCCACCCCGTCCAGACCTGTGGCACCTGCCGCCCCTGCCGGCAGGGCGAGGACATGTACTGCGAGAACCAGTCGTTCAACGGGCTCACCACCGACGGCGGCTTCGCGGAGTACCTGCTGACGAACGAGCGCGCCGTCGTCCGGCTCCCCGACGGCGTCGACCCCGTCGACATCGCACCGCACGCCGACGCGGGCATCACGGCCTACCACGCCGCGAAGAAGGCGACCCGGCGGCTCAACCCTGGCGACACCGCGGTCGTCATCGGTATCGGCGGCCTCGGCCACATCGGCGTCCAGTGCCTCGACGCGATGAGCGCCGCCGACGTCGTCGCGGTGGACCTCAAGGACGCCGCCCTCGAACTCGCCGAAGACGGCGGCGCGGACCACACCGTCAACCCGACCGAGAGCGACGTCCCGGCCGTCCTCGACAGCTTCACCGACGGCGTCGGCGCTGCGCAGGTGCTCGACTTCGTCGGCGCGGACGAGACCACCGGCTACGCCCCCGACATCGTCGCCGCCGGCGGCGACCACCACGTCATCGGCTACGGCGGCCACGTCCACGCACCCTGCCAGGCGCTCGTCAACGGCGAGTTCTCCTACGAGGGCAACATCGTCGGCCGCTACGCCGAGCTGCAGGAGCTCGTCGCCCTCGTCGAGCGCGGCGACGTCGAACTCCGTACGGAACGACACGACCTCGACGAGATAAACGACGTCGCGGAACGGCTCGAACACGGCGAGATTGAGGGGCGGGCGGTCATCGTACCGCCGTGA
- the azf gene encoding NAD-dependent glucose-6-phosphate dehydrogenase Azf codes for MDDPVLLTGASGHVGTAILEELADDYEWRCLDRDPPTDPDRFPGEFVVADVTDEDAIRDAVEGCGAVVHLAGDPRKTAPWDSVLANNIDGTQNVLSAAVDAGVERVAFASSNHAVKHYETERKPDLYRTHDEFRLDGSELPRPGNLYGVSKASGELLGRYYHDEHDLSFVAVRIGNLTKGHPPKDYERGQAMWLSYRDCAHLFDCCLTADYDYEIVYGISDNDRKYYSLENAREVLGYEPLDNSADWTD; via the coding sequence ATGGACGACCCCGTCCTGCTCACCGGCGCGTCCGGCCACGTCGGCACCGCCATCCTCGAGGAGCTGGCCGACGACTACGAGTGGCGGTGCCTCGACCGCGACCCGCCGACCGACCCAGACCGGTTCCCCGGCGAGTTCGTCGTCGCCGACGTGACCGACGAGGACGCCATCCGCGACGCGGTCGAGGGCTGTGGCGCGGTCGTCCACCTCGCCGGCGACCCCCGGAAGACAGCGCCCTGGGACAGCGTGCTCGCCAACAACATCGACGGCACCCAGAACGTGCTCTCCGCGGCGGTCGACGCCGGCGTCGAGCGTGTCGCCTTCGCCTCCTCGAACCACGCCGTCAAGCACTACGAGACCGAGCGCAAGCCCGACCTCTACCGGACCCACGACGAGTTCCGGCTGGACGGGTCGGAGTTGCCGCGACCGGGCAACCTCTACGGCGTCTCCAAGGCCAGCGGCGAACTCCTCGGACGCTACTACCACGACGAGCACGACCTCTCGTTCGTCGCGGTCCGCATCGGCAACCTCACGAAGGGCCACCCGCCGAAGGACTACGAGCGCGGGCAGGCGATGTGGCTCTCCTACCGGGACTGCGCGCACCTGTTCGACTGCTGTCTCACGGCGGACTACGACTACGAGATCGTCTACGGCATCTCGGACAACGACCGGAAGTACTACTCGCTGGAGAACGCGAGGGAGGTGCTCGGCTACGAGCCGCTGGACAACTCGGCGGATTGGACGGACTGA
- a CDS encoding universal stress protein, which produces MTEALDVDLVLVPVDGSDESVTAVEYAVAIAGSYDARVHAVYVVGQDVTRAIEEGVIDDDEVATEAQSFVDDTVAVAADQDVELSTSTAYGFSTHRKTQHPGSVVLDTAEELGADFIVVPRESMADDAGDVLAKAAEYVLLYASQPLLSV; this is translated from the coding sequence ATGACCGAGGCGCTCGACGTAGACCTCGTACTCGTGCCGGTCGACGGGAGCGACGAGTCCGTCACGGCGGTCGAGTACGCGGTGGCGATTGCGGGCAGCTACGACGCGAGGGTGCACGCGGTGTACGTCGTCGGGCAGGACGTCACGCGGGCCATCGAGGAGGGTGTGATCGACGACGACGAGGTCGCCACGGAGGCGCAGTCGTTCGTCGACGACACCGTCGCGGTGGCGGCCGACCAGGACGTCGAGCTGTCGACGTCGACGGCGTACGGCTTCTCCACGCACCGCAAGACCCAGCACCCCGGCAGCGTCGTGCTCGACACCGCCGAGGAGCTGGGCGCGGACTTCATCGTCGTCCCGCGCGAGTCGATGGCCGACGACGCGGGCGACGTGCTGGCGAAGGCGGCCGAGTACGTGCTGCTGTACGCGAGCCAGCCGCTGCTGTCGGTGTAA
- a CDS encoding geranylgeranyl reductase family protein translates to MYDFVVVGAGPAGSRFARRASEAGHDVLALEQGRVGEPLACSGHVSTDIWEFTGPEARSELLQNEVFGARFHVGGPGSGSHVFYKHDVVSNVIDRVGLDRHLAALAREAGADLREEHTVTEVEEERDSVTVTARGPDGVGTHEAKMVVGADGPTSRVRKALNLPEPGELLHGVLGFDPDADPGDFVDVHLTAPRFFAWRIPRADAGVEYGLACPPGQQVNELFDELVAGYGADIERRCSGLIPVGPPGVVTTRRGLLVGDAAAQTKPFTGGGILYGMTAVDHAVRTVDPDDPRTLADYEAAWRDDLSTEIRLGHLIRKAYSLPEPIQTLGLASVSGEIGVHMDRPTSVLSVEHLKKMLRP, encoded by the coding sequence ATGTACGACTTCGTCGTCGTCGGTGCCGGACCCGCCGGCTCCCGATTCGCTCGGCGTGCGAGCGAGGCGGGCCACGACGTGCTCGCGCTGGAGCAGGGCCGCGTCGGCGAGCCGCTGGCGTGTTCGGGGCACGTGAGCACCGACATCTGGGAGTTCACCGGACCCGAAGCGCGGTCGGAGCTCCTCCAGAACGAGGTGTTCGGCGCGCGCTTCCACGTCGGCGGACCGGGGTCGGGTTCCCACGTGTTCTACAAGCACGACGTGGTCTCGAACGTCATCGACCGCGTGGGGCTGGACCGCCATCTCGCGGCGCTCGCACGCGAGGCGGGCGCTGACCTGCGCGAGGAGCACACCGTCACCGAGGTCGAGGAGGAGCGCGATTCAGTCACGGTCACGGCCCGCGGCCCGGACGGCGTCGGGACGCACGAGGCGAAGATGGTCGTCGGCGCGGACGGGCCCACGTCGCGAGTGCGCAAGGCACTGAACCTGCCCGAGCCGGGCGAGCTGCTCCACGGCGTGCTCGGCTTCGACCCGGACGCGGACCCGGGGGACTTCGTGGACGTCCACCTGACCGCGCCGCGCTTCTTCGCGTGGCGCATCCCGCGGGCCGACGCGGGCGTGGAGTACGGGCTGGCGTGTCCGCCCGGCCAGCAGGTGAACGAGCTGTTCGACGAGCTGGTCGCGGGCTACGGAGCCGACATCGAGAGACGCTGCTCGGGGCTCATCCCGGTCGGGCCGCCGGGCGTGGTGACCACGCGCCGTGGCCTCCTGGTCGGCGACGCCGCCGCGCAGACGAAGCCGTTCACCGGCGGCGGCATCCTCTACGGGATGACCGCGGTGGACCACGCGGTGCGCACGGTGGACCCGGACGACCCGCGCACGCTGGCGGACTACGAGGCGGCGTGGCGCGACGACCTCTCGACGGAGATCCGGCTGGGCCACCTCATCCGGAAGGCGTACTCGCTGCCGGAGCCGATCCAGACGCTCGGGCTCGCGTCGGTGTCGGGCGAGATCGGCGTGCACATGGACCGCCCGACCAGCGTCCTCTCGGTCGAGCACCTGAAGAAGATGCTCCGCCCCTGA
- a CDS encoding CPBP family intramembrane glutamic endopeptidase, which translates to MAGEMEHPLSALGRLPPLTAGNLALALLGLPLFVVLLAVTSTDVRTVTTIGVYWALALLVVGVAVRGEGLSVADLGFRRPALVDFGYLFATSVGIILVYTTTPPLIEALGLPVSEGTTAVGAGVGIGLALFQSVTIGIVEEVLYRGYPIERLLAYTDSSLVAGGVTWLVFTAAHAMNWPAGSLLQTSLVAAVLTVVYLRRRTLVPVVGAHVLVWVFATLGQFYG; encoded by the coding sequence ATGGCCGGAGAGATGGAGCACCCGCTGTCCGCCCTCGGTCGTCTGCCACCGCTGACAGCCGGGAACCTCGCTCTCGCGCTCCTCGGACTGCCGCTGTTCGTCGTCCTGCTGGCGGTGACCAGCACGGATGTTCGGACGGTGACGACCATCGGCGTCTACTGGGCACTGGCGCTTCTCGTCGTCGGCGTCGCAGTGAGGGGTGAAGGGCTCTCCGTAGCCGACCTCGGGTTCCGGCGTCCAGCCCTCGTCGACTTCGGCTACCTCTTCGCGACGTCGGTCGGTATCATCCTCGTGTACACCACCACACCACCGCTGATAGAAGCGCTTGGCCTGCCGGTGAGTGAGGGAACGACCGCGGTAGGAGCCGGTGTCGGGATCGGTCTGGCGCTCTTCCAGTCCGTGACCATCGGGATCGTCGAGGAGGTCCTCTACAGGGGCTACCCGATCGAGCGACTGCTCGCGTACACGGACAGCTCGCTCGTCGCCGGTGGGGTGACGTGGCTCGTGTTCACCGCCGCCCACGCGATGAACTGGCCGGCCGGAAGCCTGCTCCAGACCTCACTGGTTGCCGCAGTCCTCACCGTGGTCTACCTCCGCCGACGAACGCTGGTCCCCGTGGTCGGCGCACACGTCCTCGTGTGGGTCTTCGCGACACTCGGACAGTTCTACGGCTAG
- a CDS encoding aldo/keto reductase — MATQNQSETFDLDGETTVNRLGFGAMRLTGEDIIGPPDDEAEARRVAQRAVELDVDLVDTADSYGPGVSERILGEAIDCRRDDLVVATKGGLLRNRDGDWLPHGDPDYLRNAVLCSRDRLGVDTIDLYQYHRPDPDTDFEDSIHALAELKDDGVVDHVGVSNVSVEQLETALDIVDVATVQNRFNVGYREESDVLAACEDHGIGFIPWYPLGASELDDDVAAAVDDVADAHDASQQQVAIAWLLGHSDVTLPIPGTGSVAHVEENVAASALELTDDEMARLDAVGAE, encoded by the coding sequence ATGGCGACACAGAACCAGTCGGAGACGTTCGACCTGGACGGCGAGACGACGGTCAACCGCCTCGGCTTCGGCGCGATGCGGCTCACCGGCGAGGACATCATCGGGCCGCCCGACGACGAGGCCGAGGCCCGACGCGTGGCCCAGCGCGCGGTCGAGCTCGACGTGGACCTCGTCGACACCGCGGACTCCTACGGTCCCGGTGTCTCCGAGCGCATCCTCGGCGAGGCCATCGACTGCAGGCGTGACGACCTCGTCGTCGCGACGAAGGGCGGGCTCCTCCGGAACCGCGACGGCGACTGGCTCCCCCACGGCGACCCGGACTACCTCCGGAACGCCGTGCTCTGCAGCCGCGACCGCCTCGGCGTCGACACCATCGACCTCTACCAGTACCACCGCCCCGACCCCGACACCGACTTCGAGGACTCCATCCACGCCCTCGCCGAGCTGAAGGACGACGGCGTCGTCGACCACGTCGGCGTCAGCAACGTCAGCGTCGAGCAACTGGAGACCGCCCTCGACATCGTGGACGTGGCGACCGTCCAGAACCGGTTCAACGTCGGCTACCGCGAGGAGAGCGACGTGCTCGCCGCCTGCGAGGACCACGGCATCGGCTTCATCCCGTGGTACCCCCTCGGCGCGAGCGAACTCGATGACGACGTCGCCGCGGCCGTCGACGACGTGGCCGACGCGCACGACGCCTCGCAGCAACAGGTCGCCATCGCGTGGCTGCTCGGGCACTCCGACGTGACCCTCCCGATTCCCGGCACCGGCAGCGTCGCCCACGTCGAGGAGAACGTCGCCGCCTCCGCGCTGGAACTCACCGACGACGAGATGGCCCGGCTGGATGCGGTCGGGGCGGAGTAG